The genomic window TGTATTTATTCAATATATTTACATGGTAAGGTGCATCCTATAATACAGATTTACAATATCTGTAATATCATGTATGACCGTGCAAGAAGTCTCCACACTTCTCATGGTCGCTCACCCTCCCATGTATCACTGGATTATAAGATCCACACATTCCTTCGTCCTGCGTATCCATGAGGTGGAGGTTGGATATGCTCCTTTACAGGGTCTAATGCCCGAATGGTGTAAAATATACTCCAACTCTGCACTATTGGTGTTTGTCAGAATAACAAGTCGTTTGAAAGCTTTTATGCAGCCTGTAATGCTTTTATTTGAGGTAATCCCTTTAATAGCTTTAATCCATCAAACTCACACTGTTTCTTACCAATGGCAAATAACACACGTAATAATTTACAACACAAGGCAATCAGAGACTGTTGTTTTTTTAACGGCCTGTCTGGCCGATTGGTATAGTAATGATGCAAGGCTTTAAATACAGGATTATGGGCAACCAATGGTCGAATGGCCAGGTATAATGCTTTTCGTAAACGTCTTCGGCCCCTTTTGGTTATGCGTGTTTGCCCTTTATACTTTCCTGAACTGTGTTCTCTTAAAGAAAGCCCTGCCAGATTGACTAATTGTTGCGGATGATTGTACTTGGTTAAATCTCCTACTTCCGCAAAGAACAAAGCAATGGTAGTGTGACTAAGTCCCGGGATATTGGTCATTTGTTTCGCACCTGGTATGCTTTCAACAACACCTTCTAGTTCTTCATCTAGTTGTGCTAACTGTTTCTTGTAAAGCTCATATTGATCCAATAGGCAATCCAATTCTCTTTTTGCGAACTGGATTCCTGTCTCAATCCCAACGCTCTTTTTCGCTACTTCTACGAGTCGGGTTGCTCGTTTCAGCCCAACCCCACGCTGTACATACGGTTTCCATTTTTGCAGCACTTCTTCTGGTGACAACTTTTGAATATGAGAGGGAAATGGAAACATGCGCAAGGTATAAAAGGCTGCTTTACCTTTCCAATCTCCAAACACATCGAAAAACTCTGGGAAAAAGCGCTGAATGACGTTTTCAATCCGCCCTTCAATGATCATAAGCTGTTTGATGAGCTGATCTCGTAATTTGACGCCTTCCCTTAGTTCAGCGTATACGCCCTCTAATAGGTTCGGTACGGAGTATCGCCCATCTTTCATTAACTGTGCAATGACACGAGCATCTTTTGTATCGTTTTTTGTAGGCGAATTGTCATCAAGCTCTTTACTTTTTTTGACGTGCATGGGATTCACTAGCACTACATCATATCCTTTTGCCTTAAGAAAGTAGGCAAGATTTAGCCAATAATGACCTGTTGGCTCCATTCCAAAAATCACGTGGTCCTTATGATTTTCTTTTTGAATATGATTAACCCAATCTAATAAGGTTTGAAAGCCGTGTATACGATTTTCAAAGATCAATCTCTTGCCAAATTCTAAGCCTCGGTCATCTTGAAAACGGGCAACGTGCTTTTCTTTAGCTACATCAATACCTACAATGAGAGTTGATGGTGTAATTTGAGAGATTTTTTGATTTTGTGTATAATTCATTTTGAGTCCTCCTTGGTTTATTGATTTCTTGGTCAACGCGCATTGACACCCTGTACTATACCAAGGGGACTTTTTTTTATCAAACCTCAAATTTCCTCATTACAGGAATGCTCCTTTAATAGAAAAATTTAGAAAAAAATGCACCGAGACCATGTTTGAATAAAATAGATCGCGCCTTCAGCTATCGCTTCCTCCTCCACGTTTTCATCTTACTTTTTCAATTTCCTTTCAATAACGAGCCTGAGTTTTATTTTTAACTCAGGCTTGAGACCTAGGGGGCTGGCCTCTGCAAAAAGAATTGTAATAAATAAGGCAGCGCTTAAGAAGTGACTGCAGTCATTAAAAAAATCACATATCGAAGATAATTAAAATAAAAAAACTCGCCGAAAAGGCGAGCCTTGAAGATTGTTAATGAGGTAAAAATGCGAGCTGGTAGAAAAATAATAATGCGAATAAGTACACGAGCGGATGTACTTCACGCCACTTTCCTTTTACAATTTTCAATAATGGATAAGAAATAAAACCAAGAGCAATTCCAGTTGCAATGCTTGACGTAAGCGGCATGCTCAAAATAATTAAAAATGCCGGAAAAGCTTCATCAATTTCGCTCCACTTAATATTGGAAATGCTTCCGATCATAAGACTTCCTACGATAATAAGTGCAGGAGCTGTTATGGCCGACAATCCTGAAACTGCACTTACTAAAGGTCCGAAAAAGGCGGAAAGAATGAACAATACAGCGACTGTTAAGGATGTTAATCCGGTCCGTCCACCTGCAGCAACGCCTGAAGAAGACTCAATATAAGCGGAAGTCGGGCTTGTCCCAAACATGGCACCAATGGTCGTAGCAACTGAATCAGCCAACAATGCTTCCCTTGCCTTTGGCATCGTATTTCCTTTCATCAGTCCTGCTTGCTGTGCAACACCGATCATCGTTCCGGTTGTATCGAAAATAGTCACTAGCAAAAAGGAGAACACAACTGCATAAAGACTATATTGGACAACATCCCCGATGGCACTAAATGGATTTGTAATTAATAAGCCTTCAGGAAGTGATGGAAGGGAGACGAGGCCTTTTTCGAAAGACAGCTGCCCTGTGAAAAAGGCGATCAACCCCGTAATTATCATTCCGAAAAACAAAGCACCATTGACATTAAGTGCCATTAAAATAAGCGTAATTGCAAGGCCGGCAAGTGCCAACAGAGCCGACGGAGAATGAAGGTCTCCAAGCGCAACTAAATTTGTCGGATGGGAAGTAATGATTCCCGTTAAACGCAATCCAATAAAAGCAATAAATAAACCGATTCCGGCTGTTATGCCATGTTTTAGATTTTCAGGTATGGCTTCAATCAATTTTTTGCGAAACGGAGTTAAAGAAAGAATCACAAAAATAATTCCGGCAACAAAAACGGCTGCAAAAGCAGTTTGATAATCAATATCGCCGTGAGAGCCGACAACAGAATAAGCAAAATACGCATTTAATCCCATTCCCGGAGCAATAGCAATTGGATAGTTTGCAAAAAAAGCCATCCAAAGCGTTCCAATGACAGTAGCGATAATGGTTGCAGTAAATACTTGATCAAAAGGGACACCTGCATCAGACAAAATAACCGGGTTAACAACAACAATATAGACCATTGTCAAAAACGTCGTAATCCCTGCGATTATTTCAGTTTTCACAGTTGTATTGTATTCTTTTAATTTAAACATAAATAGTCCTCCAAAAACGAACATTTTTAAACACATTCCCTATATTATTCGTTTTTATTTGGAAATTCAAGTATGGTGTTTTAAGTATTTACTAATAATAAATAATCATTCCTTTCAACATTCTGGTTTTTAATATTAGCGGTAAGCAAAAAAAGAGCCTGGATTAGGCTCTTCTAAAAAAAGATATTTAAAATAACGTACGAGATGCCGGCCAGAAGGGCGGAAATTGGCAAGGTAATAAACCAGGTGACAATCATTCTTTGCGCTGTATCCCACTTAACGCCTCTCAAACGGTGGGCTGCACCGACGCCAAGAATGGAAGATGAAATTACGTGAGTCGTACTGACAGGCAAATGAATATACGTTGCCCCAAAAATAATCATGGCACCGGTTAAATCAGCGGCAACTCCATTTACAGGCCGGATTTTCATGATTTTTGCGCCGACTGTTTTAATGATTTTCCATCCGCCTACGGAAGTTCCAAGCCCCATTGCTAACGCACAGGAAAATTGCACCCAAAATGGTATTTCAGTTGATGATACATAGTTATTTGCGATAAGAGCCATAGTGATAATTCCCATCGCTTTTTGGGCGTCATTTGTACCGTGCGTATAAGCTTGCAAAGAAGCGGTAAAAATTTGAAAGATACGAAAGTTTCGGTTCGTCTTTGTTAAGTTAAGATTTTTAAAAGCAATTTTAAAAATACTATAAACAATAAATCCTACTCCAAAGGCAAGAATCGGCGAGATAATTAATGACTGGATAATCTTTAAAAACCCTGCGTAATTTAATGCATTAAATCCAGCCGCGGCGATTGCAGCTCCTGCAATGGAGCCGATAATAGCATGAGAGGAACTGCTGGGAATTCCATAGTACCACGTTAGTAAATTCCAAAAAATAGCTGCAATGAGTGCGGCTAGAATAACAATAGAACCGTTTTCCAATGTGAAAGGGTCCACGATATCTTTCGTAATGGTTTTCGCTACACCTGTAAAAGTCATGGCACCCACAAAGTTCATGGTAGCAGCAAGAATGATTGCCTGACGTGGTTTTAAGGCTTTCGTAGAAACGGAAGTAGCGATTGCGTTGGCAGTATCATGAAAGCCGTTAATAAAATCAAACGCAAGGGCACCGATGACAATTAATATGGTTAAAATGAATATTCCGTCCATGTTTAAGGCTCCTTATGCGTTTTTCATTATGATGGTTTCAAGAGTATTGGCTACACCTTGACAGCTATCTGCAATATTTTCAAGGTTTTCGTAAATTTCCTTATATTTAATAAGTCGGATCGGATCTTTTTCAATGGAGAACAAATGCTTAATGGACTGACGCTGAATGTTATCGCATTTTGATTCGTAATCCTTGATTTTTATCGCATGATCTCGAATCTTAAGCAATTTCTTAGTTGAAAGCAAATCAACCGCTTGTTCAATCTCTAAAGAACAGTTTCTAAGGGCATCTACGAATTTGAGCATATACTCATCTGCATTTGTGATCGTATACATTTCAAATAAAGCAGCGCAGTGTTCCAATCCGTCTAATACATCATCCATGCTCATTGCCAAAAGAAGGATATCTTCACGTTCAATGGGGGTGATGAACGTATTATTCAATTCCTTAATGACTTTATGTACAAATGAATCTCCTTTTGATTCATACTCCTTCATTTTTTCAGAGAAAATCTTCAAATCGCTGACATTTTTCAGCTTGTAATCCGCAAAATAATTCGTTGCTTCCTTTAAGTTAGCGGCTATGCTACTTAAAAGAATAGCAAACTTGTCCTTCTTTTTGAAAACCATAAGTTTACCTCCAATAAGTAATCCAAGGAATTAACTCAAACAAAAATATTTTACACGAAAATCGTCGAATAATAAATGATATTGCCGAAAAAATTTACCCAATATATATAGAAATCATGTTCGTATTCAGAAAATAGTTCGATCTAAGCCTGAAACCACCTAATTATTTTAATAAGTTACGGGCCTGCTGGCAGGCAGAGTGGTCATTTTCAACTTCACCTGGCGAATTGCCCTCGCCAATGACATAACCGCAAAAATCCATATTCATGAAATCAAATATATATTTGAATTGTAAAATGAGTGGAAGACCTTTTAATCTTGCATCGTCGCCCCCGCATGCCACTACATACGCTTTTTTCTCTTTCATTTTTTCTTTAAAGTCAAGTTCTCGGTCGCGAAGGCTTTGTGACCATCTGTCAATAAAATTTTTCATTATCCCTGACATACCATACCAGTAAATTGGCGTGGCAAAGATAATCGCATCGTACTCTAATACTGTTTTGATCAGAGTATCATAATCATCATTTAAAGGTTGAAACCCCTGTGGATCATGTCTTTTGTCGCAAATCGGCAAAATTTGTTTATCTTTGAGATGAATAAATTTTGCCTCTTTTCCTTCCACAGCCAATCTAGCTAGATATACGGTATTTCCGTTTTCTCTTGAACTTCCGTTTAATACAATAATCTTCATGGAAAAAACCTCCTGATATTACTTCGTTTAGCACCCTTTTCTTAAAATAAAGACATTCGTTCCTAAATTTATCATAAACTCAAAATAATTTCTTGAATCCGAAATTCTTCTGCTTGAATACTGCAGCATAACGTCTTGTATGAAAAAAGTGAAAAGAAAAATGTTTAAGTATGATAAAAAATTCATCCTTGGAAATACTAGAAATAATGTCATATGCATTTAGTGATTACGGATTCAAGTATGAAGGATTCTTCCATCTAAAATGCTTGAACCAAAAAATTTTGATAATAAAAGGAGTGTTAATATGTTTAGCTTTATATGGTCATTAATTATTGGAGGTATTATCGGTTGGATTGCCGGCATGATTGTTGGAAAAGACATCCCAGGAGGAGTTATTGGGAATATTATTGCCGGTTTTATCGGTGCATGGATTGGATCTGCAATATTAGGCGACTGGGGTCCTGAGATAGCTGACTTTGCCATTATCCCTGCTTTAATTGGTGCTGTTGTCCTTGTCTTCTTATTAAGCTTGATTATGAGAGGGATGAGAAAAGCAACAGATTAATCACAAAAGCTCATTTGGAGAAGATGTTTAAGAAAGAGCTGGTCTTCTGTTTAGACCAGCTCTTTCCTATTTAGACGCTTAGATTGAATAAGGATCAATATTCTTGAAAATAGGCGGCTCATCGATGAATGGCGCATGACAAACAATTTTTTCTCTCGTAAATGGATGTGTAAATTCTAGTTTTGCAGCGTGCAATGCCTGCCGTTTAAAAATCGGTTTTCCGCCATATAAAACATCACCTGCAAGAGGATGGCCAATGGCGCTGAAATGGACGCGAATTTGATGGGTTCTTCCGGTATCAAGCTGGCATTCAACAATGGTAAGTTTATCTTCTCTTAAGATATGTACAACGCTATACCTTGTGACTGCCTGCTGGCCCGTGTCAGATACCCTTCGCCTTGTCGGATGATGGCGGTCCCTCCCGATAGGAAGATTAATAATGCCGGACTTTTTTTGAAGAATGCCTTCCGCCATTGCCAGGTAGGTCCGTTTTATTAACCGATGTTCAAGCATACGGTCTAAAATCGAACCGGCTAAAGCATGTTTTGCAAACAGGACTGCACCTGTTGTATCCCGGTCAAGCCGATGGATATGCCTTATTTTTACAGACTCTCCATTAGCCTGCAAATAAAACGCAGCCGCATTGGCAAGTGTATTTGTCTGTCCGGTTTCGTTTGGATGTGTATCCATTCCGGCAGGTTTGTTAAATACAATTAAATGTTCATCTTCATAAATAACATGAACATCAAAATAGGCAGGAATATATCCATAATTTTCAGTTGGCTCAAAAAGTTTGATTTGAAGCAGGTCACCTTCACGAAGAGGTGAAGTCCAGTCAGCTTCTTGTCTGTTAAGCAAAACAGCCTTTGCCATTCTCAATGAATATATCTGTTTCTTTGCGGCATTCCATTTGCTTCGAAATAAATAGTCGATTGAAATGCCGGCCCATTCAGAAGGGATAGTAATTTCAAACCAATCGCCTTTTCGGCTTGTTTTCAACATATAGACTCCTTTGTAAAAAATTTTAGTCCTACACTCAAAAATTAAACATAGGCACGAATAGATTCACTAGGGGATCTTTGCTTGCAGGTGCTAAAGAATCAAGGCGCTTCCGCTTTTCTTTATCCTACCAATATCCTATTGAATGACAATTCCCTAATATGTTAACAATTACCTTTTATATGGGTATATTTACCACCCTTTGGCTGTAATATTTTGTGCTATTCTTATTATATATGTTACGAAATGATTACAAGTCTTACAAAAGGTGGGTTATTCGTGAAGGTTGTGTATGCGTCAACTCCTGATCAGGAACAAAAGATCAAGGAACTTGTGGATTATTTTTATTCCAATGTTTTTCCACTTTATTTTTCCGACGAAGACATAATGGAATTTAAGCGGCAAAAAGTGCTACATACATCCACACGTCATTTTGAATATTTTGGCACGCTAAAAGAAGCTTATCAAGTCATTGCAAGTCTGCAAACACTAATTTCCATTCTTGAAACTTCCCAAAATAAGGAAAAATACTATTCGTTGTTCATGAAAAATGCCAGCATTTTAGAAGAATTTGATATTTATTTTCCCTTTACATTTTCCCAATTTTCCGACGAAAAAAGTATGAGAGGCAATTTATTCAGTGTTTATGTAAAAGCAGCAAATGATTATATTCATTAGATGTTGAAATATTTCAAGGGTCTTACTTCTTCCAACAACGACAACATATAGGATGGTTTTATTAGTGTTTGTCTATATGTTGTATTGGAGGGGTCTGACCCTTTTCCTATTGTTGTTAAGGAAATTATAAATTTCATCGTTGTGAATAACTTTGAAATGAGTTTGTCGTAATCTGGCTCCACAAGGAACGCTTCGGAAGCGATTCTTCGCACGAAGAAAAGCGTTAGCTTTTCGAGGAGCGCCCAGCCCCTCGAGGTCACAAGCCAAATCACTCCAGAGTCTATCGACTCTTGCGTGATTCGTTTTGTGCTTGTCGGGGCTAAACTGGGCGCTTGCGCCTTTTGTTCTTATTTTGAATATTTATTAAACCATTCCTCAAATACAGATTTCTCATTATATCCAGTTATCCTGGCTATTTCTTTTCCGTCTTTATATTGTACAATCGTTGGCGTTTCTGTAATGCCATAGTCATCCCAGCCATCTTCAAATTCAAGCAGGTTAAACAGAACGAGATCTATTCCCATATTTTTAGACAAAGGCGCTACAATCGGTGTTGTATCCTGGCAATGCGGGCAGGTTGGACTGAAAAAGTATACTGTTACATCTTCTTTAGCTTCTAACTTTTTTTCAAGTTCTTCGGGCAGAATAATATTTTGATAATTCGGGTCGTCCAATTGTTTAACCGTTTCCGGATGAAGACTGTCTTTACCATAAGGATTTTTTGCAGATATTTTTTCTTTTTGCTGCATATTATTTAAAATTGCGACTCCGGCAAAAAGTACGATAATAATGGCCAAAAATATGATTACTTTTTTCATGCTATGCTGCCTCCTTATTTTTTTTCCAAATGAAATAGCTAACGATAAAAATAATCGTAAATGCTGTTAGGGCTAAAAATGGAATTGTAATAAATCCGAGCCAATTTATGTATTGACCTGTGCAGGGCACCCTTCCGCATGATATTGCGTGATCAGCCATAAAAGGGACCTTTTGGAGCGAGTAATGGTAAAGGGAAGTAAAAAAGCCGATACCTGACAAAATCATGGAGTAGAACGCAATAGGGTAGTCCTTTTTAATAACGGCAATTCCTAAAATAACAACAAGCGGATACATTAAAATCCGCTGATACCAGCATAATTCGCAAGGTTCAAATTGGCGAATTTCGGAGAAATACAAACTACCGAACATGGCGATTACCGATGTTGCCCAAGCGACGAATAATAATGTTTCACGAACATCTTTTTTTGGCTGCATAAACGAACTCCTTCAATATAAATTTCAACCCCATTATATTTTTAAAAATTTTACTTGTAAATCAACATTTATTGACTCTCGTGATAAAATTGGGAGGAAGAACGATTTTTGTCATAATTTTGCGTTCTATTTTTAAAGGAGTCTTTTTTAAAATATTGAAATGTTAAAAGTGTATAGAAATCAACTGGGAGGGCTAATGATGGATTGGAAAATAAAAGCCGAAAAATGGCTTCTGTATGAAAAAATGGAGCCTGAATTGAAAGAAGAATTACATAAGCTTGCAGGAAACGAAAAAGCACTCGAAGAAGCATTTTATAAAGATTTAGAATTCGGAACCGGCGGAATGCGGGGAGAGATTGGCCCAGGCACAAACAGAATGAATATTTATACTGTCAGAAAAGCTTCTGCCGGCCTTGCCGCTTACATCGAATCACATGGAGAAGAAGCAAAAAAACGCGGAGTGGCAATTGCTTATGATTCCCGCCATAAATCAAAAGAATTTGCAATGGAAGCTGCGAAAACACTGGCAACAAAGGGCGTTCAAACATATATTTTTCAAGATTTAAGGCCAACACCGGAGCTTTCTTTTGCCGTAAGGCACCTAAATGCCTTTTCAGGTATTGTTATTACAGCAAGCCATAATCCTCCTGAATATAACGGGTATAAAGTTTATGGTCCAGATGGAGGCCAAATCACACCAGAAAGCGCTGATGAAGTCATTGCCAAGGTTAATGAAATCAAAGATGAGCTCTTAATTGATGTAATGGATGAACAAGCATTAATTGACAAAGGTTTAATTAAAATAATAGGAGACGAAGTTGATCAAGCTTATTTGGAAAAGCTGCTGACGATTTCAGAAAACCCGGGGCTTGCTGAAGAATCCGATATTAAAATTGTCTTTACTCCTCTCCATGGAACAGCAAGGCATCCTGTCGAAAAAGCGTTAAAAGCATTTCATTTTCAAAACGTACATATTGTAAAAGAGCAGGAACTTCCTGATCCTAACTTTTCAACTGTGAAAAGCCCGAATCCGGAAGAACATGCTGCATTTGAACTTGCCATTAGGGTCGGCAAGAAAGAAAACGCCGATATTCTAATCGCGACCGATCCTGATGCCGACCGTCTAGGAATCGCTGTAAAAAATGAGCATGGTGAATACGTTGTATTAACCGGAAATCAAACAGGAGCATTACTGCTAGATTATTTATTGTCGCAAAAGAAACAAAAAGGCACTCTTCCTGAAAACGGAGTTGTTCTAAAAACTATCGTAACCTCCGAACTAGGCAGAAAAATTGCTTCCTCTTACGGATTGAAAACGATTGATGTTTTGACAGGGTTTAAATTTATTGCGGAAAAAATTAAAGAATTTGAGCAGTCAGGCGAGCACACATTTCTTTTTGGTTATGAAGAAAGCTATGGCTATTTGATCGGGG from Bacillus methanolicus includes these protein-coding regions:
- a CDS encoding disulfide oxidoreductase; the protein is MQPKKDVRETLLFVAWATSVIAMFGSLYFSEIRQFEPCELCWYQRILMYPLVVILGIAVIKKDYPIAFYSMILSGIGFFTSLYHYSLQKVPFMADHAISCGRVPCTGQYINWLGFITIPFLALTAFTIIFIVSYFIWKKNKEAA
- a CDS encoding YhcU family protein, whose translation is MKVVYASTPDQEQKIKELVDYFYSNVFPLYFSDEDIMEFKRQKVLHTSTRHFEYFGTLKEAYQVIASLQTLISILETSQNKEKYYSLFMKNASILEEFDIYFPFTFSQFSDEKSMRGNLFSVYVKAANDYIH
- a CDS encoding flavodoxin family protein, translated to MIVLNGSSRENGNTVYLARLAVEGKEAKFIHLKDKQILPICDKRHDPQGFQPLNDDYDTLIKTVLEYDAIIFATPIYWYGMSGIMKNFIDRWSQSLRDRELDFKEKMKEKKAYVVACGGDDARLKGLPLILQFKYIFDFMNMDFCGYVIGEGNSPGEVENDHSACQQARNLLK
- a CDS encoding IS110 family transposase, coding for MNYTQNQKISQITPSTLIVGIDVAKEKHVARFQDDRGLEFGKRLIFENRIHGFQTLLDWVNHIQKENHKDHVIFGMEPTGHYWLNLAYFLKAKGYDVVLVNPMHVKKSKELDDNSPTKNDTKDARVIAQLMKDGRYSVPNLLEGVYAELREGVKLRDQLIKQLMIIEGRIENVIQRFFPEFFDVFGDWKGKAAFYTLRMFPFPSHIQKLSPEEVLQKWKPYVQRGVGLKRATRLVEVAKKSVGIETGIQFAKRELDCLLDQYELYKKQLAQLDEELEGVVESIPGAKQMTNIPGLSHTTIALFFAEVGDLTKYNHPQQLVNLAGLSLREHSSGKYKGQTRITKRGRRRLRKALYLAIRPLVAHNPVFKALHHYYTNRPDRPLKKQQSLIALCCKLLRVLFAIGKKQCEFDGLKLLKGLPQIKALQAA
- a CDS encoding RluA family pseudouridine synthase, with product MLKTSRKGDWFEITIPSEWAGISIDYLFRSKWNAAKKQIYSLRMAKAVLLNRQEADWTSPLREGDLLQIKLFEPTENYGYIPAYFDVHVIYEDEHLIVFNKPAGMDTHPNETGQTNTLANAAAFYLQANGESVKIRHIHRLDRDTTGAVLFAKHALAGSILDRMLEHRLIKRTYLAMAEGILQKKSGIINLPIGRDRHHPTRRRVSDTGQQAVTRYSVVHILREDKLTIVECQLDTGRTHQIRVHFSAIGHPLAGDVLYGGKPIFKRQALHAAKLEFTHPFTREKIVCHAPFIDEPPIFKNIDPYSI
- a CDS encoding thioredoxin family protein, with protein sequence MKKVIIFLAIIIVLFAGVAILNNMQQKEKISAKNPYGKDSLHPETVKQLDDPNYQNIILPEELEKKLEAKEDVTVYFFSPTCPHCQDTTPIVAPLSKNMGIDLVLFNLLEFEDGWDDYGITETPTIVQYKDGKEIARITGYNEKSVFEEWFNKYSK
- a CDS encoding GlsB/YeaQ/YmgE family stress response membrane protein, which encodes MFSFIWSLIIGGIIGWIAGMIVGKDIPGGVIGNIIAGFIGAWIGSAILGDWGPEIADFAIIPALIGAVVLVFLLSLIMRGMRKATD
- a CDS encoding DUF47 domain-containing protein codes for the protein MVFKKKDKFAILLSSIAANLKEATNYFADYKLKNVSDLKIFSEKMKEYESKGDSFVHKVIKELNNTFITPIEREDILLLAMSMDDVLDGLEHCAALFEMYTITNADEYMLKFVDALRNCSLEIEQAVDLLSTKKLLKIRDHAIKIKDYESKCDNIQRQSIKHLFSIEKDPIRLIKYKEIYENLENIADSCQGVANTLETIIMKNA
- a CDS encoding phospho-sugar mutase; protein product: MDWKIKAEKWLLYEKMEPELKEELHKLAGNEKALEEAFYKDLEFGTGGMRGEIGPGTNRMNIYTVRKASAGLAAYIESHGEEAKKRGVAIAYDSRHKSKEFAMEAAKTLATKGVQTYIFQDLRPTPELSFAVRHLNAFSGIVITASHNPPEYNGYKVYGPDGGQITPESADEVIAKVNEIKDELLIDVMDEQALIDKGLIKIIGDEVDQAYLEKLLTISENPGLAEESDIKIVFTPLHGTARHPVEKALKAFHFQNVHIVKEQELPDPNFSTVKSPNPEEHAAFELAIRVGKKENADILIATDPDADRLGIAVKNEHGEYVVLTGNQTGALLLDYLLSQKKQKGTLPENGVVLKTIVTSELGRKIASSYGLKTIDVLTGFKFIAEKIKEFEQSGEHTFLFGYEESYGYLIGDFTRDKDAVQAALLAAEVCAFYKKKGMSLYEALLSVFQKYGFYLEGLRSLTLKGKDGAETIRKTLESFRSNPLRNLGELKVALTEDYLNGIRTYTDGREEKIDLPKSNVLKYHFHDGSWICLRPSGTEPKIKFYFGVNSETMSESKHKLATIEKDFMDIVEQIINENS
- a CDS encoding NCS2 family permease, whose product is MFKLKEYNTTVKTEIIAGITTFLTMVYIVVVNPVILSDAGVPFDQVFTATIIATVIGTLWMAFFANYPIAIAPGMGLNAYFAYSVVGSHGDIDYQTAFAAVFVAGIIFVILSLTPFRKKLIEAIPENLKHGITAGIGLFIAFIGLRLTGIITSHPTNLVALGDLHSPSALLALAGLAITLILMALNVNGALFFGMIITGLIAFFTGQLSFEKGLVSLPSLPEGLLITNPFSAIGDVVQYSLYAVVFSFLLVTIFDTTGTMIGVAQQAGLMKGNTMPKAREALLADSVATTIGAMFGTSPTSAYIESSSGVAAGGRTGLTSLTVAVLFILSAFFGPLVSAVSGLSAITAPALIIVGSLMIGSISNIKWSEIDEAFPAFLIILSMPLTSSIATGIALGFISYPLLKIVKGKWREVHPLVYLFALLFFYQLAFLPH
- a CDS encoding inorganic phosphate transporter, which produces MDGIFILTILIVIGALAFDFINGFHDTANAIATSVSTKALKPRQAIILAATMNFVGAMTFTGVAKTITKDIVDPFTLENGSIVILAALIAAIFWNLLTWYYGIPSSSSHAIIGSIAGAAIAAAGFNALNYAGFLKIIQSLIISPILAFGVGFIVYSIFKIAFKNLNLTKTNRNFRIFQIFTASLQAYTHGTNDAQKAMGIITMALIANNYVSSTEIPFWVQFSCALAMGLGTSVGGWKIIKTVGAKIMKIRPVNGVAADLTGAMIIFGATYIHLPVSTTHVISSSILGVGAAHRLRGVKWDTAQRMIVTWFITLPISALLAGISYVILNIFF